One Lycium barbarum isolate Lr01 chromosome 5, ASM1917538v2, whole genome shotgun sequence genomic window carries:
- the LOC132640373 gene encoding gibberellin 3-beta-dioxygenase 1-like isoform X1 — MTTTLQEAYKENPVKLQHILPIDFHSVQKVPDSHLWPKINNFPSNVDEKTPNVPIIDLLAPNVVELIGHACKTWGVFQVVNHGVSSKLLDEVESQARRLFALPAEHKVRVLRSAGGTTGYGAARITPFFSKFMWHEGFTIMGSPLDHARELWPHDYQYFCSDMMENYQKEMKALAYQLWLLILKYLEASQEDLNSELIGALQLNSYPCCPNPNHAIGLAPHTDSLFLTILHQTSNTNGLQFLKQGHGWTSISPVSDNALIVNVGDLLHILSNGEFPTVYHRVLVNQTKHRVSLAYFYGPPADSLVVPLISSKDTIGGVIPRYRSLTVKEYISLKAKHLEKAFSLIRF; from the exons ATGACTACTACTCTTCAAGAAGCGTACAAAGAAAACCCTGTTAAACTTCAACACATTCTCCCCATAGATTTTCATTCAGTTCAAAAAGTTCCAGACTCTCATCTATGGCCTAAAATCAATAATTTCCCATCAAATGTTGATGAAAAAACCCCTAATGTTCCAATAATTGATCTTTTGGCCCCCAATGTTGTGGAACTTATAGGCCATGCATGCAAAACATGGGGAGTATTTCAAGTTGTTAACCATGGAGTTAGTTCAAAACTTCTTGATGAAGTTGAATCTCAGGCAAGGCGATTATTCGCCTTGCCAGCAGAACACAAGGTGAGGGTCTTAAGATCGGCTGGTGGCACCACCGGCTATGGCGCCGCTCGGATTACGCCGTTTTTCTCGAAGTTTATGTGGCATGAAGGGTTCACCATTATGGGATCTCCACTTGATCATGCTAGGGAACTTTGGCCCCATGACTATCAATATTTTTG CAGTGATATGATGGAAAATTATCAAAAGGAGATGAAGGCTCTAGCATACCAACTCTGGCTGCTTATCTTAAAATACTTAGAAGCATCTCAAGAAGATTTAAATTCTGAATTAATAGGAGCCTTGCAATTAAATTCATATCCATGTTGCCCTAACCCTAACCATGCAATAGGGTTAGCTCCTCATACAGATTCATTATTCCTCACAATCCTCCATCAAACCAGTAACACAAATGGTCTTCAATTCTTGAAACAAGGCCATGGATGGACCTCAATTTCTCCGGTTTCCGATAATGCCCTCATCGTTAACGTAGGTGATCTTCTGCATATACTCTCTAATGGTGAATTCCCAACAGTTTATCATCGTGTTCTTGTCAATCAGACTAAGCATAGGGTTTCTTTGGCATATTTTTATGGGCCTCCAGCTGATTCTCTAGTTGTTCCATTGATTTCTTCTAAGGATACTATTGGTGGTGTTATTCCAAGATATAGATCGTTGACAGTGAAAGAGTATATTAGCCTCAAGGCTAAGCATCTTGAGAAGGCCTTCTCTTTGATTAGattttga
- the LOC132640373 gene encoding gibberellin 3-beta-dioxygenase 1-like isoform X2, which produces MTTTLQEAYKENPVKLQHILPIDFHSVQKVPDSHLWPKINNFPSNVDEKTPNVPIIDLLAPNVVELIGHACKTWGVFQVVNHGVSSKLLDEVESQARRLFALPAEHKVRVLRSAGGTTGYGAARITPFFSKFMWHEGFTIMGSPLDHARELWPHDYQYFCDMMENYQKEMKALAYQLWLLILKYLEASQEDLNSELIGALQLNSYPCCPNPNHAIGLAPHTDSLFLTILHQTSNTNGLQFLKQGHGWTSISPVSDNALIVNVGDLLHILSNGEFPTVYHRVLVNQTKHRVSLAYFYGPPADSLVVPLISSKDTIGGVIPRYRSLTVKEYISLKAKHLEKAFSLIRF; this is translated from the exons ATGACTACTACTCTTCAAGAAGCGTACAAAGAAAACCCTGTTAAACTTCAACACATTCTCCCCATAGATTTTCATTCAGTTCAAAAAGTTCCAGACTCTCATCTATGGCCTAAAATCAATAATTTCCCATCAAATGTTGATGAAAAAACCCCTAATGTTCCAATAATTGATCTTTTGGCCCCCAATGTTGTGGAACTTATAGGCCATGCATGCAAAACATGGGGAGTATTTCAAGTTGTTAACCATGGAGTTAGTTCAAAACTTCTTGATGAAGTTGAATCTCAGGCAAGGCGATTATTCGCCTTGCCAGCAGAACACAAGGTGAGGGTCTTAAGATCGGCTGGTGGCACCACCGGCTATGGCGCCGCTCGGATTACGCCGTTTTTCTCGAAGTTTATGTGGCATGAAGGGTTCACCATTATGGGATCTCCACTTGATCATGCTAGGGAACTTTGGCCCCATGACTATCAATATTTTTG TGATATGATGGAAAATTATCAAAAGGAGATGAAGGCTCTAGCATACCAACTCTGGCTGCTTATCTTAAAATACTTAGAAGCATCTCAAGAAGATTTAAATTCTGAATTAATAGGAGCCTTGCAATTAAATTCATATCCATGTTGCCCTAACCCTAACCATGCAATAGGGTTAGCTCCTCATACAGATTCATTATTCCTCACAATCCTCCATCAAACCAGTAACACAAATGGTCTTCAATTCTTGAAACAAGGCCATGGATGGACCTCAATTTCTCCGGTTTCCGATAATGCCCTCATCGTTAACGTAGGTGATCTTCTGCATATACTCTCTAATGGTGAATTCCCAACAGTTTATCATCGTGTTCTTGTCAATCAGACTAAGCATAGGGTTTCTTTGGCATATTTTTATGGGCCTCCAGCTGATTCTCTAGTTGTTCCATTGATTTCTTCTAAGGATACTATTGGTGGTGTTATTCCAAGATATAGATCGTTGACAGTGAAAGAGTATATTAGCCTCAAGGCTAAGCATCTTGAGAAGGCCTTCTCTTTGATTAGattttga